The window GTGGGGAAAGATGTATTTGGCTCATTTGATAACAGTTTATTACAGCCAACATTTAGTGTGGTAGCCAAAAATGCCGACATGGATAAAAAAGAACTTTTTGTGACGACCATTCGTGAAACACTTGAAAACCTGGTGACACATGGGATTGATAAGAAACAAATAGAAGCAGCCATTAATTATGCTGAATTTAAGATTAGAGAAGCAGATTATGGCCGTTACCCAAAAGGTATTTATTATGCGATGATGGCCTTGGACAGCTGGTTGTATGATGGTGACCCTTTTATGCATTTGCAATATGATGAAACCTTTGAAAAGCTAAAGGAAGGTCTTGAATCGGATATATTTGAGGAGCTTATTCAGAAAGCCATATTGGATAATAACCATGGTCTACTCCTTATTGCAGAGCCTAAAAAGGGTATCCTTACTCAGAAAGATCAAGCTCTGAAAGAAACATTAAGGGGTTATAAAGCATCCCTTACAGAAGATGAAGTGAATCAACTGGTTAAAGATACCATTAACTTGGAAAAATACCAGAGTCAACCAGATACTAAAGAAGACTTAGAGAAGATTCCTCTATTAGATATAGAAGATATTGAACGAGTACCAGAGCAATTGGTATTAGATGAACAGGCATTACAGAATACAAAAATATTGGTTCATGAGACATTTACAAATAACATTGCCTACGTCAAGCTATTGTTTGATACCAAGAAGATACCAGAAGACTTAATACCTTATATTGGGCTTTTATCACGTGTACTGGGTAAAATTGATACAGAAAACTACACCTATGGTGAATTATCCAATGCAGTCAACATCAACACAGGCGGCATTCATTATAGCATCAATATCTATGGACAGATAGGTGAGCCGGATGTATTTATGCCAAAATTTGAAGTGGATGGTAAATGCTTTTATGAAAAACTGCCAGAGATGTTTGCCTTAATAAATGAAACATTATTTACAACGGATCTAACAGATAAGAGACGGTTGAAGCAAATCATATCCCAGTCCAAATCACGTATGCGTATGGGCTTGACAAATAGCGGTCATGCGGCGGCAGCTACCCGAGCTGAGAGCTATTTTGCCAACACGGCCATTTATAAAGAACTGACCAGTGGTATTACTTTCTTCCATTTTATGGATAAGTTAGAAGAGAATTTTGATGCCATGGCTGATGAAGTGATTGAAAATCTGATAAAAGTCCGTGATGCTATCTTTCGATCAGAAAAGCTTTTAGTAAGCCTTACAGCAGAAAGTGAAGGGTTTGGACTTTTTGATGAAGAAGTGAAGAAATTCATTCATCAATTAGATGATTCCATCATGGAAGGTGACGATGTTGCTCTTGAACATATTAAGCGAAATGAAGGGTTCTTAACATCCGATAAAATTCAATATGTAGCCAAGGCAGGAAACTTCATTAATAATGGATTCAAATATTCAGGTACGCTAAAAGTACTGCAAACTGTTGCAAGTCTTGACTATTTATGGAATAATGTAAGAGTTAAAGGTGGTGCTTATGGTTGCATGAATGGTTTTTCACGTAATGGTAATGTGTATTTTACGTCCTATCGTGATCCTAATCTAAAAGAAACGTTAGAAACCTATGATAACATTGATGGTTTTATTAAGACCTTTGATGTGGAAGAGCGTGAGATGACCAAGTATATCATTGGTACAATCAGTAACCTTGATCGGCCGTTAACGCCAGCTTCAAAAGGTGAAAAAGCGTTAGCAGGTTATCTGAGTAACATTTCTCACGAAGATATTATAAAGGAGAGAGAAGAAGTTCTTAGTACCACCAAAGAAGCTATTCGTGAAACAGCAGACTTGGTTAAGTCTGTATTAAAACAGGATAATATATGTGTTGTGGGTAATGAACACAAAATAGAAGAGAACAAAGAACTATTTGATGACGTATTACATCTGTTTAGATAAAGATAACGAAAAAGACAAGAGATGATACGCTTAAGAGGGCTGGCTCATCAAAACAAAATGAGACAGCCCTTATTATAAGGGAGGCAATTATTTTTGAATCGACATTTTAAATCTGGTTTTGTAACCATTATTGGACGCCCCAATGTTGGGAAGTCAACACTTATGAATCAAATAATAGGACAGAAGATAGCCATTATGTCCGACAAACCGCAAACAACACGTAATCGTATACAAACCATTATTACCACAGAGGCAGGTCAAATTATCTTTATTGATACCCCAGGTATTCATAAGCCTAAACACAAATTAGGGGAATACATGAATAAAGCCGCACAAAATACCTTTGGGCAAGTGGATGTGATTATGTGGCTCGTTGAACCCAACAAAGCCATAGGTAAAGGTGATCAATTCATTATTGAGCAGCTTAAGAGCGTAAAAACCCCGGTTATTTTAGTGATTAATAAAGTAGATACTGTTTCTAAGAATGATATTTTAGAAGTCATTAATACCTATAAAGACGCCTATGATTTTGCTGAAATCATACCTGCTTCTGCTTTAACAGGTGAAAACACCGAGACAATACCGGATATTTTATTTAAATACTTGGAAGAAGGACCACAGTTTTTTGAGTCAGATATGATTACAGACCAGCCAGAACGTCAGCTGGTGGCCGAACTCATAAGAGAGAAAGCCTTACATCTCTTGCAGCAAGAAATACCTCATGGTATTGCCGTGGTTATTGACCAGATGAAAGATAGGCAGCATA is drawn from Vallitalea pronyensis and contains these coding sequences:
- a CDS encoding insulinase family protein, whose amino-acid sequence is MFFEKDKMYHGFRLIKEEELTELNAVGRLFEHEKSGAKLVSIQNEDNNKVFSVNFRTPPEDHTGLPHIIEHSVLCGSRKFPIKDPFVELVKGSLNTFLNAMTFSDKTMYPVASCNDTDFINLVDVYMDAVFYPNMYHRPEILKQEGWHYDLNNPEEDVTIKGVVYNEMKGAFSSPEQVLFRKIQESLLPDTPYAKESGGDPDHIPELSQEQFLDFHKRYYHPANSYLYIYGDMDVDSTLAWLDEKYLDAFDRIAIDSAIPEQKPFNHIKEEMVEYPISSSESIEGKTYLSYNFVVGKAKDKFLYRAFDILEHILLEAPAAPLKKALIDAGVGKDVFGSFDNSLLQPTFSVVAKNADMDKKELFVTTIRETLENLVTHGIDKKQIEAAINYAEFKIREADYGRYPKGIYYAMMALDSWLYDGDPFMHLQYDETFEKLKEGLESDIFEELIQKAILDNNHGLLLIAEPKKGILTQKDQALKETLRGYKASLTEDEVNQLVKDTINLEKYQSQPDTKEDLEKIPLLDIEDIERVPEQLVLDEQALQNTKILVHETFTNNIAYVKLLFDTKKIPEDLIPYIGLLSRVLGKIDTENYTYGELSNAVNINTGGIHYSINIYGQIGEPDVFMPKFEVDGKCFYEKLPEMFALINETLFTTDLTDKRRLKQIISQSKSRMRMGLTNSGHAAAATRAESYFANTAIYKELTSGITFFHFMDKLEENFDAMADEVIENLIKVRDAIFRSEKLLVSLTAESEGFGLFDEEVKKFIHQLDDSIMEGDDVALEHIKRNEGFLTSDKIQYVAKAGNFINNGFKYSGTLKVLQTVASLDYLWNNVRVKGGAYGCMNGFSRNGNVYFTSYRDPNLKETLETYDNIDGFIKTFDVEEREMTKYIIGTISNLDRPLTPASKGEKALAGYLSNISHEDIIKEREEVLSTTKEAIRETADLVKSVLKQDNICVVGNEHKIEENKELFDDVLHLFR
- the era gene encoding GTPase Era, which gives rise to MNRHFKSGFVTIIGRPNVGKSTLMNQIIGQKIAIMSDKPQTTRNRIQTIITTEAGQIIFIDTPGIHKPKHKLGEYMNKAAQNTFGQVDVIMWLVEPNKAIGKGDQFIIEQLKSVKTPVILVINKVDTVSKNDILEVINTYKDAYDFAEIIPASALTGENTETIPDILFKYLEEGPQFFESDMITDQPERQLVAELIREKALHLLQQEIPHGIAVVIDQMKDRQHKAIVDIDATIICEKDSHKGIIIGKQGAMLKKIGTEARKDVEHLLGSKVNMQIWVKIKKNWRDSDFLLKNFGYNKRDMD